In the genome of Thunnus maccoyii chromosome 15, fThuMac1.1, whole genome shotgun sequence, one region contains:
- the si:ch211-191i18.2 gene encoding uncharacterized protein si:ch211-191i18.2 isoform X4 — protein MEHFMSEAQYYEDYTPAPDYDYENATFEYSLFSNSTEDLEKLLKGNEEFTSTEYPKDVEREEVTVTTATTRGATERVNVHSAASLPVHLDFRTLVWTLMILISLNVQQLQHTL, from the exons ATGGAACATTTTA tgtctgaGGCTCAGTATTATGAGGACTACACGCCGGCTCCAGACTACGACTACGAAAACGCCACCTTCGAATACAGCTTGTTCA GTAACAGCACTGAGGACCTGGAGAAGCTCCTGAAAGGCAACGAAGAATTCACCAGCACAGAGTATCCAAAGGAcgtggagagagaggaagtgactGTTACCACAGCAACCACCCGAGGAGCCACAGAGAGGGTCAATGTTCATAGCGCTGCATCACTTCCAGTTCATCTG GACTTCAGGACGCTCGTCTGGACTCTGATGATCCTGATCAGCCTGAAcgtccagcagctacaacacaCACTATga
- the si:ch211-191i18.2 gene encoding uncharacterized protein si:ch211-191i18.2 isoform X2 — translation MLTAASMSEAQYYEDYTPAPDYDYENATFEYSLFSNSTEDLEKLLKGNEEFTSTEYPKDVEREEVTVTTATTRGATERVNVHSAASLPVHLDFRTLVWTLMILISLNVQQLQHTL, via the exons ATGTTAACTGCAGCATCCA tgtctgaGGCTCAGTATTATGAGGACTACACGCCGGCTCCAGACTACGACTACGAAAACGCCACCTTCGAATACAGCTTGTTCA GTAACAGCACTGAGGACCTGGAGAAGCTCCTGAAAGGCAACGAAGAATTCACCAGCACAGAGTATCCAAAGGAcgtggagagagaggaagtgactGTTACCACAGCAACCACCCGAGGAGCCACAGAGAGGGTCAATGTTCATAGCGCTGCATCACTTCCAGTTCATCTG GACTTCAGGACGCTCGTCTGGACTCTGATGATCCTGATCAGCCTGAAcgtccagcagctacaacacaCACTATga
- the si:ch211-191i18.2 gene encoding uncharacterized protein si:ch211-191i18.2 isoform X3 has protein sequence MVHLTLSEAQYYEDYTPAPDYDYENATFEYSLFSNSTEDLEKLLKGNEEFTSTEYPKDVEREEVTVTTATTRGATERVNVHSAASLPVHLDFRTLVWTLMILISLNVQQLQHTL, from the exons tgtctgaGGCTCAGTATTATGAGGACTACACGCCGGCTCCAGACTACGACTACGAAAACGCCACCTTCGAATACAGCTTGTTCA GTAACAGCACTGAGGACCTGGAGAAGCTCCTGAAAGGCAACGAAGAATTCACCAGCACAGAGTATCCAAAGGAcgtggagagagaggaagtgactGTTACCACAGCAACCACCCGAGGAGCCACAGAGAGGGTCAATGTTCATAGCGCTGCATCACTTCCAGTTCATCTG GACTTCAGGACGCTCGTCTGGACTCTGATGATCCTGATCAGCCTGAAcgtccagcagctacaacacaCACTATga
- the cart4 gene encoding cocaine- and amphetamine-regulated transcript 4: MESVRAVVYLSVCLSVLTSLCQGQRSADSQLPSAPDEPTLGFTTRELAEALQGFLDEAENRVGLSVEKKASVIPRCDVGERCAMKHGPRIGRLCDCLRGTACNTFFLRCY; encoded by the exons ATGGAGAGCGTGCGAGCCGTCGTCTacctgtccgtctgtctgtccgtGCTGACATCACTCTgtcagggtcaaaggtcagccgACAGCCAACTGCCGTCTGCACCTGACGAGCCGACCCTCGGATTCACAACCAGAGAGCTG GCTGAAGCTCTGCAGGGTTTCCTGGATGAAGCTGAAAACAGAGTCGGTCTCTCTGTGGAGAAGAAAGCCAGCGTCATTCCCCGG tgtgaTGTCGGCGAGCGATGTGCAATGAAACACGGACCTCGTATCGGCCGACTGTGCGACTGTCTGAGAGGAACGGCCTGCAATACCTTCTTCCTGCGCTGctactga
- the LOC121913161 gene encoding gastrula zinc finger protein XlCGF57.1-like, with translation MSKVQMLSASVKQRLTAAAEEIILLFERSIAEYEEEIDRQRRLLQLQVKPETTRADVCKLIIRKEEVPPEQQDPEPPHIKEEQEELWTSQEGEQLHGLEEADITTFTLTLVPMTSEDDEEKPQSSQLHQRQTEQMKTEADGEDCGGSEPDKHLQPVSDDKTHESFELETKVKEDDWRETSEPQSVLNFLKNNGCNTGEKPFCCSECGKRFSQNSNLKTHMRIHTGEKPFSCSVCGKRFIQKVHLTHHMARHTGEKPLSCGVCDQRFAWHYQLKNHKCVGESSQLHLSQTEENREAEPPASSSTEQMETEADGDDCGGSEPARHLQPDSVGKASHRSSPGTVFPVSDVGLNNGKKPFSCSECGKAFGRKTHLREHLRCHTGEKPFSCSICKKSFSWRRQLLRHMRIHTGEKRLNCSVCDKMFSWHYQLKIHHCVGESSQLHQSQTQPQSGLNSIKSTEVPVIDTGCNTKKTFPCSRCDKVFGYKDSLLRHMRCHTGEKPFCCPVCGKRFREKGNMGQHMVVHTGEKRFSCSVCDQRFSWRKQLKKHKCVGEKQ, from the exons ATGTCTAAAGTCCAAATGCTGAGCGCGTCGGTGAAGCAGCGGCTGACTGCTGCTGCCGAGGAGATCATTCTCCTGTTTGAGAGATCGATAGCAGAGTACGAGGAGGAGATCGATCGGCAGCGcagactgctgcagctgcaggtgaAGCCGGAAACGACCAGAGCAG ATGTCTGCAAACTGATTATCAGAAAAGAGGAGGTTCCCCCTGAGCAGCAGGACCCAGAGCCCCCacacattaaagaggaacaggaggaactctggaccagtcaggagggagagcagcttCACGGACTAGAGGAGGCtgatatcaccacatttacactCACTCTTGTTCCTATGACgagtgaagatgatgaagagaaacctcagtcctcacagcttcatcaaagacaaactgaacagatgaaaacagaagCTGATGGAGAGGACTGTGGAGGATCAGAACcagataaacatttacaacCAGTTAGTGATGACAAGACTCATGAATCTTTTGAACTTGAGACTAAAGTCAAGGAAGATGATTGGAGGGAGACCAGCGAACCTCAGTCAGTTTTAAACTTTCTGAAAAATAATGGCTGTAACACTGGTGAGAAACCATTCTGCTGCTCTGAGTGCGGTAAAAGATTCAGCCAAAACTCAAACCTGAAGACGCACATGAgaattcacacaggagagaaaccgtTCAGTTGTTCAGTTTGTGGTAAAAGATTTATACAAAAGGTACATCTGACACACCACATGGCACGTCACACGGGGGAGAAACCGTTAAGTTGCGGTGTTTGTGACCAAAGATTCGCTTGGCATTATCAGctcaaaaaccacaaatgtgtcGGTGAATCCTCACAGCTTCATCTCAGCCAAACTGAGGAGAACAGAGAGGCAGAACCTCCAGCCAGCAGCTCAACtgaacagatggaaacagaagCTGATGGAGACGACTGTGGAGGATCAGAACCAGCCAGACATTTACAACCTGATTCTGTTGGCAAAGCTTCACACCGTTCCTCACCTGGAACTGTCTTCCCTGTGAGTGATGTGGGACTAAATAATGGCAAGAAACCATTTAGTTGCTCTGAGTGCGGGAAAGCATTTGGTCGAAAGACGCATCTGAGGGAACATCTGAGATGTCACACGGGAGAAAAGCCTTTCAGCTGCTCTATTTGCAAGAAAAGTTTTTCATGGAGGAGACAATTACTGAGACACATGAGAATCCACACGGGAGAGAAACGATTGAACTGCAGCGTTTGTGACAAAATGTTCAGTTGGCATTATCAGCTCAAAATCCACCACTGCGTCGGTGAGTCCTCACAGCTTCATCAGAGCCAAACACAACCTCAGTCAGGTTTAAACTCTATAAAAAGTACTGAAGTCCCTGTAATCGATACAGGATGTAACACTAAGAAAACCTTCCCCTGCTCTCGGTGTGATAAAGTATTCGGCTATAAGGACTCTCTGCTGAGACACATGAGGTGTCATACAGGAGAGAAACCGTTTTGTTGCCCAGTTTGTGGTAAACGATTTCGAGAAAAGGGAAATATGGGACAGCACATGGTGGTCCACACCGGGGAGAAACGTTTCAGTTGCAGTGTTTGTGACCAAAGATTCAGTTGGCGtaaacagctgaaaaaacacAAGTGCGTCGGTGAGAAGCAGTAA